The Parus major isolate Abel chromosome Z, Parus_major1.1, whole genome shotgun sequence genome has a window encoding:
- the RIC1 gene encoding RAB6A-GEF complex partner protein 1 isoform X7, with the protein MSIRGSPHLKGTPHYKEEQCAPSLNLEMKKVLDLQASITSLQSMLEDLLVATADGFLHLIHWDGMTNGRKAINLCTVPFSVDLQSSRAGSLLGFEDVYIRDMEYCATLDGFAVVFNDGRVGFITPMSSRFTAEQLHGVWAQDVVDGTCVAVNNKYRLMAFGCANGSVQVYTIDTTTGAMQFSHKLELTPKQYPDIWNKTGPVKLIRWSPDSCVVMVTWECGGLSLWSVFGAQLICTLGGDFAYQSDGAKKDPLKISSMTWGSEGYHLWVIDGNSSNMKPERNANNEAQQFGILQFQFIKSALTVNPCMSNQEQVLLQGEDRLYLNCGDAAQTQSPRNTSAHSEHNHSRERGPFSDGSLDSQGLSTLLGHRHWHVVQIHSTYLESNWPIRFSAIDKLGQNVAVVGKFGFAHYSLLTKKWKLFGNITQEQTMMVTGGLAWWNDFIVLACYNLNDHQEELRIYLRTSNLDNAFAHITKVQANTLLLSVFRDIVILFRADCSICLYSIERRSDGLNPTASIQILQEVSMSRYIPHPFLVVSVTLTSVRTETGITLKMPQQACEAESIMLNLAGQLIMLQRDRSGPQIRDKDNNPNQRKHLPFCAPVVLAQSVENVWTTCRINKQKRHLLEALWLSCGGAGMKVWLPLFPRDHRKPHSFLSRRIMLPFHINIYPLAVLFEDALVLGAVNDTVLYDCLYTQSSAREHLEVLFPFSIVERTSQIYLHHILRQLLVRNLGEQALLLAHSCATLPYFPHVLELMLHEVLEEEATSREPIPDPLLPTVAKFITEFPLFLQTVVHCARKTEYALWNYLFAAVGNPKDLFEECLMAQDLDTAASYLIILQNMEVPAVSRQHATLLFNTALEQGKWDLCRHMIRFLKAIGSGETETPPATPTTQEPSSSGGFEFFRHRSISLSQSAENLHSKFNLTKTLSMPSGPSGKRWSKDSDCAENMYIDMMLWRHARRLLEEIKLKDLGCFAAQLGFELIGWLCKERARAARVEDFVCALKKLHKDFLWPFPVIPASSINSPFKNGKYKTAVGEQLLKSQSADTFVNMEMDTGVSNTPRSRSWLGTISSSQREIDTVSSHGPHMQDAFLSPLLSKGDECSIGSATDLTETSSMVDGDWTMVDENFSSLSLSQSELEQLSLELASKGPHKSQVQLRYLLHIFMEAGCLDWCVVIGLILRESSVINQVFSIMQSSDTDGEVYQNIKTGLDAVDKWASTDCPGYKPFLTIIKPQIQKLNEIVEEQVQPEAFQPVNPSKVPEQVNPRAEESRNSSSHGTNPQSDAGSSSASRHEEDKAKTEDEDSFQESSYDCVVS; encoded by the exons AGGAAGCCCACATCTGAAGGGAACCCCACATTACAAGGAAGAACAATGTGCTCCTTCATTAAATCTAGAAATGAAGAAAGTACTGGACTTGCAAGCCTCTATCACAAG CTTGCAGTCCATGTTAGAAGATCTACTTGTGGCTACTGCTGATGGATTTCTCCATCTCATTCACTGGGATGGTATGACCAATGGAAGGAAGGCCATCAACCTTTGTACAGTTCCATTTTCTGTAGATCTGCAGTCTTCTCGAG CAGGTTCACTTTTGGGATTTGAAGATGTTTACATCAGAGATATGGAATACTGTGCCACACTTGATggctttgctgttgtttttaatgATGGCAGAGTTGGTTTCATTACACCGATGTCAAGCAGATTCACTGCTGAG CAGCTCCATGGTGTTTGGGCACAAGATGTAGTTGATGGAACTTGTGTGGCAGTGAATAACAAGTACAGGCTAATGGCGTTTGGATGTGCCAA TGGCTCTGTGCAGGTTTATACGATAGATACCACCACTGGCGCCATGCAGTTTTCTCATAAATTGGAACTGACACCAAAACAATATCCTG ATATTTGGAATAAAACAGGACCCGTTAAACTAATTAGATGGTCACCTGATAGCTGTGTTGTGATGGTGACCTGGGAATGTGGAGGTTTGTCCTTATGGAGTGTTTTTGGTGCTCAGCTTATCTGTACTTTAGGAGGTGATTTTGC GTATCAATCTGATGGTGCCAAAAAGGACCCTCTAAAAATCAGTTCCATG accTGGGGATCAGAAGGGTATCATCTCTGGGTTATTGATGGGAATTCTTCAAACATGAAacctgaaagaaatgcaaataatgaAGCCCAACAGTTTGGTATTCTGCAGTTTCAGTTCATCAAGAGTGCGCTCACTGTTAATCCTTGTATG AGTAACCAGGAGCAAGTCCTCCTTCAAGGAGAAGATCGCTTGTATTTGAACTGTGGAGATGCAGCACAGACTCAGAGTCCCAGAAATACTTCGGCACACTCTGAACATAaccacagcagggaaagaggcCCATTTTCAGATGGCAGTTTAGATTCTCAGGGTTTAAGCACTTTACTAGGACACAGGCATTGGCATGTTGTACAG attcATAGTACATATCTAGAGAGCAACTGGCCTATACGG ttttcagcTATTGACAAGCTTGGACAGAATGTAGCTGTTGTTGGCAAGTTTGGTTTTGCACATTATTCTTTACTCACCAAAAAATGGAAGCTGTTTGGAAATATTACCCAG gagcAAACTATGATGGTAACAGGTGGCTTAGCATGGTGGAATGACTTCATTGTTCTTGCATGTTATAATTTAAATGATCACCAGGAAGAG CTGAGAATCTACCTGCGAACATCTAACCTTGACAATGCATTTGCTCACATCACCAAAGTGCAAGCAAACACGTTACTGCTGAGTGTCTTCCGGGACATTGTGATACTGTTCAGAGCAGATTGTTCCATTTGCCTTTACAGTATTGAGAGGAGGTCTGACGG tcttaATCCTACTGCCAGTATCCAAATTCTTCAAGAAGTGTCCATGTCTCGGTACATTCCTCATCCTTTTCTTGTAGTGTCTGTTACGTTGACATCAGTGAGAACAGAGACTGGCATCACCTTGAAGATGCCTCAGCAG GCTTGTGAAGCTGAAAGTATTATGCTTAACTTAGCAGGACAACTCATCATGTTGCAAAGGGATCGATCTGGACCCCAGATACGAGATAAAGATAATAATCCTAATCAAAGAAAGCAT CTGCCCTTTTGTGCTCCAGTTGTCCTAGCCCAGTCTGTTGAAAATGTATGGACTACTTGCAGGATTAACAAACAGAAACGCCACTTACTGGAGGCTCTGTGGCTCAGCTGTGGTGGGGCAGGTATGAAAGTCTGGCTTCCCCTGTTTCCCAGAGATCATCGAAAACCGCATTCCTTTCTATCAAGACGGATCATGCTGCCTTTCCACATCAACATATACCCTCTGGCAGTTTTGTTTGAAGATGCCTTGGTTCTTGGTGCTGTTAATGACACTGTGCTCTATGACTGTTTATACACTCAAAGCAGTGCTAGAGAACACTTAGAggttctctttcctttctccattgTTGAGAGAACCTCTCAGATCTACCTCCATCACATTTTACGCCAGCTCTTGGTTAGGAACCTCGGTGAACAAGCCTTGCTTTTGGCCCACTCCTGTGCCACATTACCATACTTTCCTCATGTACTAGAACTGATGCTTCATGAAGTGCTGGAAGAAGAAGCTACCTCGCGGGAGCCCATTCCCGACCCTCTCCTTCCCACTGTGGCGAAGTTCATTACAGAATTCCCCCTCTTCCTGCAGACAGTTGTTCATTGTGCTAGGAAGACAGAATATGCCCTGTGGAATTacctttttgctgctgttggaaaCCCGAAGGACTTATTTGAAGAGTGCTTAATGGCCCAGGACTTGGACACAGCTGCCTCTTACCTTATTATCCTACAG AATATGGAGGTTCCAGCAGTTAGCAGACAACATGCTACTCTCCTATTTAATACTGCCTTAGAGCAGGGAAAGTGGGATCTCTGTCGTCATATGATTCGATTTCTTAAAGCCATTGGCTCTGGAGAGACAGAAACACCCCCAGCTACACCAACAACTCAG gaaCCTAGTTCAAGTGGTGGCTTTGAATTCTTCAGGCATCGCAGCATTAGTTTGTCCCAATCAGCAGAGAATCTCCATAGCAAATTTAATTTGACAAAAACACTGAGTATGCCCTCTGGCCCATCTGGAAAAAG GTGGAGTAAAGACAGTGACTGTGCTGAGAACATGTACATTGACATGATGCTCTGGCGGCATGCTCGGCGTCTGCTGGAGGAAATCAAGCTGAAAGACCTTGGCTGCTttgctgcacagctgggcttTGAGCTGATCGGCTGGTTGTGCAAGGAGCGAGCCAGAGCTGCCCGCGTGGAGGATTTTGTGTGTGCTTTGAAAAAGCTACACAAGGATTTCCTCTGGCCATTTCCAGTTATACCAGCTTCATCTATTAATTCACCTTTCAAGAATGGAAAGTACAAGACAG cTGTGGGGGAACAACTACTAAAATCTCAGTCTGCAGACACCTTTGTAAACATGGAAATGGACACAGGGGTTTCAAACACACCTCGCAGTCGCAGCTGGCTCGGTACTATCAGCTCTTCTCAGAGAGAGATTGATACTGTTTCATCCCATGGGCCACACATGCAAGATGCattcctttctcctttgctAAGTAAAG GTGATGAATGCAGCATTGGTTCAGCAACGGACCTGACTGAAACAAGTTCTATGGTGGATGGAGACTGGACAATGGTGGATGAAAACTTCTCCAGTCTAAGTTTAAGTCAGTCAGAGCTTGAGCAGCTCTCTCTAGAGCTGGCCAGTAAAGGGCCACACAAGTCACAGGTGCAGCTGCG GTACTTGCTACATATCTTCATGGAAGCAGGATGTCTGGATTGGTGTGTTGTCATAGGCCTTATTCTCAGAGAATCTTCAGTTATCAACCAGGTTTTCAGTATCATGCAGTCCTCTGATACTGATGGAGAAGTCTATCAGAATATCAAGACTGGCCTGGATGCTGTTGACAAGTGGGCTTCTACAGATTG CCCTGGGTATAAGCCATTTCTAACTATCATCAAACCACAAATCCAGAAACTAAATGAAATAGTAGAAGAGCAAGTACAACCTGAAGCGTTTCAGCCAGTGAATCCTTCTAAGGTTCCCGAACAAGTGAACCCAAGAGCTGAGGAAAGCAGGAATTCATCTAGCCATGGCACTAATCCTCAGAGcgatgctggcagcagcagtgcaagcAGACATGAAGAGGACAAGGCTAAGACAGAGGATGAAGATTCATTCCAAGAAAGCAGTTATGACTGTGTTGTGTCTTAA
- the RIC1 gene encoding RAB6A-GEF complex partner protein 1 isoform X3: MYFLSGWPKRLLFPLESQEQPLHIQTDPQRAFFAVLFPSQLSIWYCRPSVLIVSYKELSKAASQFGPYKQAEWRPNSTMIAVSTANGYILFFEIPSARDKYLYEPIYPKGSPHLKGTPHYKEEQCAPSLNLEMKKVLDLQASITSLQSMLEDLLVATADGFLHLIHWDGMTNGRKAINLCTVPFSVDLQSSRAGSLLGFEDVYIRDMEYCATLDGFAVVFNDGRVGFITPMSSRFTAELHGVWAQDVVDGTCVAVNNKYRLMAFGCANGSVQVYTIDTTTGAMQFSHKLELTPKQYPDIWNKTGPVKLIRWSPDSCVVMVTWECGGLSLWSVFGAQLICTLGGDFAYQSDGAKKDPLKISSMTWGSEGYHLWVIDGNSSNMKPERNANNEAQQFGILQFQFIKSALTVNPCMSNQEQVLLQGEDRLYLNCGDAAQTQSPRNTSAHSEHNHSRERGPFSDGSLDSQGLSTLLGHRHWHVVQIHSTYLESNWPIRFSAIDKLGQNVAVVGKFGFAHYSLLTKKWKLFGNITQEQTMMVTGGLAWWNDFIVLACYNLNDHQEELRIYLRTSNLDNAFAHITKVQANTLLLSVFRDIVILFRADCSICLYSIERRSDGLNPTASIQILQEVSMSRYIPHPFLVVSVTLTSVRTETGITLKMPQQACEAESIMLNLAGQLIMLQRDRSGPQIRDKDNNPNQRKHLPFCAPVVLAQSVENVWTTCRINKQKRHLLEALWLSCGGAGMKVWLPLFPRDHRKPHSFLSRRIMLPFHINIYPLAVLFEDALVLGAVNDTVLYDCLYTQSSAREHLEVLFPFSIVERTSQIYLHHILRQLLVRNLGEQALLLAHSCATLPYFPHVLELMLHEVLEEEATSREPIPDPLLPTVAKFITEFPLFLQTVVHCARKTEYALWNYLFAAVGNPKDLFEECLMAQDLDTAASYLIILQNMEVPAVSRQHATLLFNTALEQGKWDLCRHMIRFLKAIGSGETETPPATPTTQEPSSSGGFEFFRHRSISLSQSAENLHSKFNLTKTLSMPSGPSGKRWSKDSDCAENMYIDMMLWRHARRLLEEIKLKDLGCFAAQLGFELIGWLCKERARAARVEDFVCALKKLHKDFLWPFPVIPASSINSPFKNGKYKTAVGEQLLKSQSADTFVNMEMDTGVSNTPRSRSWLGTISSSQREIDTVSSHGPHMQDAFLSPLLSKGDECSIGSATDLTETSSMVDGDWTMVDENFSSLSLSQSELEQLSLELASKGPHKSQVQLRYLLHIFMEAGCLDWCVVIGLILRESSVINQVFSIMQSSDTDGEVYQNIKTGLDAVDKWASTDCPGYKPFLTIIKPQIQKLNEIVEEQVQPEAFQPVNPSKVPEQVNPRAEESRNSSSHGTNPQSDAGSSSASRHEEDKAKTEDEDSFQESSYDCVVS; the protein is encoded by the exons AGGAAGCCCACATCTGAAGGGAACCCCACATTACAAGGAAGAACAATGTGCTCCTTCATTAAATCTAGAAATGAAGAAAGTACTGGACTTGCAAGCCTCTATCACAAG CTTGCAGTCCATGTTAGAAGATCTACTTGTGGCTACTGCTGATGGATTTCTCCATCTCATTCACTGGGATGGTATGACCAATGGAAGGAAGGCCATCAACCTTTGTACAGTTCCATTTTCTGTAGATCTGCAGTCTTCTCGAG CAGGTTCACTTTTGGGATTTGAAGATGTTTACATCAGAGATATGGAATACTGTGCCACACTTGATggctttgctgttgtttttaatgATGGCAGAGTTGGTTTCATTACACCGATGTCAAGCAGATTCACTGCTGAG CTCCATGGTGTTTGGGCACAAGATGTAGTTGATGGAACTTGTGTGGCAGTGAATAACAAGTACAGGCTAATGGCGTTTGGATGTGCCAA TGGCTCTGTGCAGGTTTATACGATAGATACCACCACTGGCGCCATGCAGTTTTCTCATAAATTGGAACTGACACCAAAACAATATCCTG ATATTTGGAATAAAACAGGACCCGTTAAACTAATTAGATGGTCACCTGATAGCTGTGTTGTGATGGTGACCTGGGAATGTGGAGGTTTGTCCTTATGGAGTGTTTTTGGTGCTCAGCTTATCTGTACTTTAGGAGGTGATTTTGC GTATCAATCTGATGGTGCCAAAAAGGACCCTCTAAAAATCAGTTCCATG accTGGGGATCAGAAGGGTATCATCTCTGGGTTATTGATGGGAATTCTTCAAACATGAAacctgaaagaaatgcaaataatgaAGCCCAACAGTTTGGTATTCTGCAGTTTCAGTTCATCAAGAGTGCGCTCACTGTTAATCCTTGTATG AGTAACCAGGAGCAAGTCCTCCTTCAAGGAGAAGATCGCTTGTATTTGAACTGTGGAGATGCAGCACAGACTCAGAGTCCCAGAAATACTTCGGCACACTCTGAACATAaccacagcagggaaagaggcCCATTTTCAGATGGCAGTTTAGATTCTCAGGGTTTAAGCACTTTACTAGGACACAGGCATTGGCATGTTGTACAG attcATAGTACATATCTAGAGAGCAACTGGCCTATACGG ttttcagcTATTGACAAGCTTGGACAGAATGTAGCTGTTGTTGGCAAGTTTGGTTTTGCACATTATTCTTTACTCACCAAAAAATGGAAGCTGTTTGGAAATATTACCCAG gagcAAACTATGATGGTAACAGGTGGCTTAGCATGGTGGAATGACTTCATTGTTCTTGCATGTTATAATTTAAATGATCACCAGGAAGAG CTGAGAATCTACCTGCGAACATCTAACCTTGACAATGCATTTGCTCACATCACCAAAGTGCAAGCAAACACGTTACTGCTGAGTGTCTTCCGGGACATTGTGATACTGTTCAGAGCAGATTGTTCCATTTGCCTTTACAGTATTGAGAGGAGGTCTGACGG tcttaATCCTACTGCCAGTATCCAAATTCTTCAAGAAGTGTCCATGTCTCGGTACATTCCTCATCCTTTTCTTGTAGTGTCTGTTACGTTGACATCAGTGAGAACAGAGACTGGCATCACCTTGAAGATGCCTCAGCAG GCTTGTGAAGCTGAAAGTATTATGCTTAACTTAGCAGGACAACTCATCATGTTGCAAAGGGATCGATCTGGACCCCAGATACGAGATAAAGATAATAATCCTAATCAAAGAAAGCAT CTGCCCTTTTGTGCTCCAGTTGTCCTAGCCCAGTCTGTTGAAAATGTATGGACTACTTGCAGGATTAACAAACAGAAACGCCACTTACTGGAGGCTCTGTGGCTCAGCTGTGGTGGGGCAGGTATGAAAGTCTGGCTTCCCCTGTTTCCCAGAGATCATCGAAAACCGCATTCCTTTCTATCAAGACGGATCATGCTGCCTTTCCACATCAACATATACCCTCTGGCAGTTTTGTTTGAAGATGCCTTGGTTCTTGGTGCTGTTAATGACACTGTGCTCTATGACTGTTTATACACTCAAAGCAGTGCTAGAGAACACTTAGAggttctctttcctttctccattgTTGAGAGAACCTCTCAGATCTACCTCCATCACATTTTACGCCAGCTCTTGGTTAGGAACCTCGGTGAACAAGCCTTGCTTTTGGCCCACTCCTGTGCCACATTACCATACTTTCCTCATGTACTAGAACTGATGCTTCATGAAGTGCTGGAAGAAGAAGCTACCTCGCGGGAGCCCATTCCCGACCCTCTCCTTCCCACTGTGGCGAAGTTCATTACAGAATTCCCCCTCTTCCTGCAGACAGTTGTTCATTGTGCTAGGAAGACAGAATATGCCCTGTGGAATTacctttttgctgctgttggaaaCCCGAAGGACTTATTTGAAGAGTGCTTAATGGCCCAGGACTTGGACACAGCTGCCTCTTACCTTATTATCCTACAG AATATGGAGGTTCCAGCAGTTAGCAGACAACATGCTACTCTCCTATTTAATACTGCCTTAGAGCAGGGAAAGTGGGATCTCTGTCGTCATATGATTCGATTTCTTAAAGCCATTGGCTCTGGAGAGACAGAAACACCCCCAGCTACACCAACAACTCAG gaaCCTAGTTCAAGTGGTGGCTTTGAATTCTTCAGGCATCGCAGCATTAGTTTGTCCCAATCAGCAGAGAATCTCCATAGCAAATTTAATTTGACAAAAACACTGAGTATGCCCTCTGGCCCATCTGGAAAAAG GTGGAGTAAAGACAGTGACTGTGCTGAGAACATGTACATTGACATGATGCTCTGGCGGCATGCTCGGCGTCTGCTGGAGGAAATCAAGCTGAAAGACCTTGGCTGCTttgctgcacagctgggcttTGAGCTGATCGGCTGGTTGTGCAAGGAGCGAGCCAGAGCTGCCCGCGTGGAGGATTTTGTGTGTGCTTTGAAAAAGCTACACAAGGATTTCCTCTGGCCATTTCCAGTTATACCAGCTTCATCTATTAATTCACCTTTCAAGAATGGAAAGTACAAGACAG cTGTGGGGGAACAACTACTAAAATCTCAGTCTGCAGACACCTTTGTAAACATGGAAATGGACACAGGGGTTTCAAACACACCTCGCAGTCGCAGCTGGCTCGGTACTATCAGCTCTTCTCAGAGAGAGATTGATACTGTTTCATCCCATGGGCCACACATGCAAGATGCattcctttctcctttgctAAGTAAAG GTGATGAATGCAGCATTGGTTCAGCAACGGACCTGACTGAAACAAGTTCTATGGTGGATGGAGACTGGACAATGGTGGATGAAAACTTCTCCAGTCTAAGTTTAAGTCAGTCAGAGCTTGAGCAGCTCTCTCTAGAGCTGGCCAGTAAAGGGCCACACAAGTCACAGGTGCAGCTGCG GTACTTGCTACATATCTTCATGGAAGCAGGATGTCTGGATTGGTGTGTTGTCATAGGCCTTATTCTCAGAGAATCTTCAGTTATCAACCAGGTTTTCAGTATCATGCAGTCCTCTGATACTGATGGAGAAGTCTATCAGAATATCAAGACTGGCCTGGATGCTGTTGACAAGTGGGCTTCTACAGATTG CCCTGGGTATAAGCCATTTCTAACTATCATCAAACCACAAATCCAGAAACTAAATGAAATAGTAGAAGAGCAAGTACAACCTGAAGCGTTTCAGCCAGTGAATCCTTCTAAGGTTCCCGAACAAGTGAACCCAAGAGCTGAGGAAAGCAGGAATTCATCTAGCCATGGCACTAATCCTCAGAGcgatgctggcagcagcagtgcaagcAGACATGAAGAGGACAAGGCTAAGACAGAGGATGAAGATTCATTCCAAGAAAGCAGTTATGACTGTGTTGTGTCTTAA